In Gemmatimonadota bacterium, a single window of DNA contains:
- a CDS encoding HNH endonuclease gives MSRRGILRVVHPRAPRGRRPDDTRARHLHFRDVKRALKHAAMRDCGRRCVYCADRLALDEATLDHVYPLARGGTHAFGNVVTACARCNRLKGDMLPHEFFARFPWAGANFVRYARAVHRALKRGARRAVSLAYAA, from the coding sequence ATGTCTCGACGTGGGATTCTCCGGGTGGTCCATCCTCGCGCGCCGCGCGGCCGTCGTCCCGACGACACGCGCGCCCGTCACCTGCACTTTCGTGACGTCAAACGTGCACTCAAGCATGCCGCAATGCGCGACTGCGGACGGCGGTGCGTGTACTGCGCCGACCGGCTCGCCCTGGATGAAGCCACCTTGGACCACGTCTACCCGCTGGCGCGCGGCGGGACCCACGCCTTCGGCAACGTCGTGACCGCCTGTGCCAGGTGCAATCGGCTCAAGGGTGACATGCTCCCGCACGAGTTCTTCGCCCGTTTTCCCTGGGCGGGGGCCAACTTCGTCCGCTACGCGCGCGCGGTGCACCGTGCCCTCAAGCGTGGGGCTCGGCGGGCGGTGAGCCTGGCGTACGCCGCCTAG
- a CDS encoding dehydrogenase E1 component subunit alpha/beta yields the protein MATSTRTERPHVSGLSREQLQRAYRVMLLSRRIDDKEIQLKRQNKIFFQISGAGHEAVLAAAGLLLRPAYDWFYTYYRDRALCLALGMTPEEMLYEAVGAAIDPNSGGRQMPSHFGHKALNIVSNSSPTGTQFLQAVGCAEGIQRLTALGLTEGVQSDEIVYVASGDGTTSEGEFWESLNTASNLKLPVLYVIQDNQYAISVPVEVNTAGGSISKLVSSFPGLYIQEVDGCDFFASYEVLQRAIQHVRDRKGPAFVHAHVIRPYSHSLSDDEVLYRPPEERAADAARDPLTTFPLWLVANGFATDEEIQQIRDDVDAQILAATDDALGQPQPDASTVHFAVYSPDVDPTSESFDTEDDPQFSGNATTMVDLLNACMKDEMRRDPRIVVFGEDVADVSREAYAGKVKGKGGVFKVTHGLQKEFGSTRVYNSPLAEANIVGRAIGMAARGFKPVVEIQFFDYIWPAFMQIRDELATMRWRSNNHFAAPVVIRTTYGGYIRGAIYHSQTGASLFTHNPGLRVVCPATALDANGLLRTAIRCDDPVIFLEHKHLYRQTYNKAAYPGPNFMIPFGKAKVVREGSDVTLVTYGATVQRALAAANQIADEGISVEVIDLRTLSPWDQETVYASVKKTSRVIVAYEDSISWGYGAEIAARVADDCFAWLDAPVKRVASTDTFVGYAPQLEDAILPQIDDFTRAYREIVTY from the coding sequence ATGGCGACATCGACCAGAACCGAGCGTCCGCACGTCTCTGGCCTTTCGCGCGAGCAGTTACAGCGGGCCTATCGGGTCATGCTCCTGTCGCGCCGCATCGACGACAAGGAGATCCAGCTCAAGCGTCAGAACAAGATCTTCTTCCAGATCTCCGGTGCCGGGCACGAGGCAGTGCTGGCCGCGGCCGGGCTGCTCCTGCGTCCGGCCTACGACTGGTTCTACACGTACTACCGCGATCGCGCGCTCTGCCTCGCCCTCGGGATGACGCCCGAGGAGATGCTCTACGAAGCGGTGGGCGCCGCGATCGACCCTAACTCCGGCGGGCGGCAAATGCCGTCGCACTTCGGGCACAAGGCGCTCAACATCGTCAGCAACTCGTCGCCCACGGGGACGCAGTTCCTGCAGGCGGTCGGTTGTGCCGAGGGAATCCAGCGCCTCACCGCGCTGGGGCTGACCGAGGGGGTGCAGTCCGACGAGATCGTCTACGTGGCGTCGGGCGACGGGACGACCAGTGAGGGTGAGTTCTGGGAGAGCCTCAACACGGCGTCGAACCTGAAGCTCCCGGTCCTCTACGTCATCCAGGACAACCAGTACGCGATCTCCGTCCCGGTCGAGGTGAACACGGCGGGCGGGTCGATTTCCAAGCTGGTGAGCTCGTTCCCCGGGCTCTACATCCAGGAGGTCGACGGCTGCGACTTCTTCGCCAGCTACGAGGTACTGCAGCGCGCCATCCAGCACGTACGCGACCGCAAGGGGCCGGCGTTCGTGCATGCGCACGTCATCCGTCCGTACTCGCACTCGCTCTCGGACGACGAGGTGCTCTATCGTCCCCCCGAGGAGCGGGCGGCCGATGCCGCGCGCGACCCGCTCACCACCTTCCCGCTCTGGCTGGTGGCGAACGGCTTCGCGACCGACGAGGAGATCCAGCAGATCCGTGATGACGTCGACGCGCAGATCCTCGCCGCAACCGATGACGCGTTAGGCCAGCCGCAGCCCGACGCCTCCACGGTGCACTTCGCCGTCTATTCCCCCGATGTCGACCCGACGAGCGAGTCGTTCGACACCGAGGACGACCCGCAGTTCTCGGGCAACGCCACGACGATGGTCGACCTGCTCAACGCCTGCATGAAGGACGAGATGCGGCGCGACCCGCGCATCGTCGTGTTTGGCGAGGACGTGGCCGACGTCTCGCGCGAAGCGTATGCCGGGAAGGTCAAGGGCAAGGGGGGCGTGTTCAAGGTCACGCACGGGCTGCAGAAGGAGTTTGGCTCGACGCGCGTCTACAATTCACCGTTGGCCGAAGCGAACATCGTCGGCCGCGCCATCGGCATGGCGGCGCGCGGCTTCAAGCCGGTGGTCGAGATCCAGTTCTTCGACTACATCTGGCCGGCCTTCATGCAGATCCGCGACGAGCTGGCCACGATGCGCTGGCGCTCGAACAACCACTTCGCGGCGCCGGTGGTCATTCGCACGACATACGGCGGCTACATCCGCGGCGCCATCTATCACTCGCAGACCGGGGCGTCGCTCTTCACGCACAACCCGGGGCTGCGCGTCGTGTGCCCGGCCACCGCGCTCGATGCCAACGGGCTGCTGCGCACCGCCATTCGCTGCGACGATCCGGTCATCTTCCTCGAGCACAAGCATCTCTACCGCCAGACCTACAACAAGGCGGCGTATCCCGGGCCGAACTTCATGATCCCGTTCGGCAAGGCGAAGGTCGTGCGCGAAGGGAGCGACGTGACGCTTGTCACATACGGCGCGACGGTGCAACGCGCGCTGGCCGCCGCCAACCAGATCGCCGACGAGGGGATCTCCGTCGAAGTGATCGACCTGCGCACGCTCTCGCCGTGGGACCAGGAGACGGTCTACGCCTCGGTGAAGAAGACGAGTCGCGTCATCGTGGCCTACGAAGACTCGATCTCGTGGGGCTATGGTGCGGAGATCGCCGCTCGCGTGGCCGATGACTGCTTCGCGTGGCTCGACGCTCCCGTCAAGCGGGTCGCCAGCACCGACACGTTTGTCGGCTATGCCCCACAGCTCGAGGACGCGATCCTTCCACAGATCGACGACTTCACGCGCGCTTATCGCGAGATCGTGACGTACTAG
- a CDS encoding HIT family protein, with product MPAPSKPCIFCDLINGAGEVSICYEDSSAIAFMDIQPVNLGHVLVVPREHFESLSDIPPELAMHLFDVALRLSPVVRRLNGADDMNLVVNSGTAAGQNVFHYHVHLIPRKNGDGFDIPLPFPGSTMPDRTLLDAMAVRMIAELRDPVRQQIARRLTVMSA from the coding sequence ATGCCCGCCCCCAGCAAGCCCTGCATCTTCTGCGACCTGATCAACGGGGCGGGAGAGGTCTCGATCTGCTACGAGGACTCGAGCGCGATCGCCTTCATGGACATTCAGCCCGTCAATCTCGGGCACGTCCTGGTCGTTCCGCGCGAGCACTTCGAGTCGTTGAGCGACATTCCGCCAGAACTGGCCATGCACCTCTTTGACGTGGCGCTGCGCCTCTCGCCCGTCGTGCGGCGGCTCAATGGGGCCGACGACATGAACCTGGTGGTGAATTCGGGGACGGCGGCGGGGCAGAACGTCTTTCACTACCACGTGCACCTCATCCCCAGAAAGAACGGGGATGGATTCGACATTCCGCTCCCCTTCCCGGGGTCGACGATGCCCGATCGCACGCTGCTCGACGCGATGGCCGTCCGCATGATCGCCGAACTGCGCGACCCGGTGCGCCAGCAGATCGCCCGGCGGCTCACGGTGATGAGCGCCTAG
- a CDS encoding OmpA family protein, which produces MKRFCKVFSFIMLAAAAVSTPAPGQSIKDRIKRKAEESVGRKIDKAVDCAMGDTKCIEKAKSEGKTVNVVPAKDTVPKKAAEEAKGTPGEKGATGADALKPGEGAWANFDFKPGERVLYADDFMKDEVGDFPRSLEFVSGSMEIVEWQGARYLRAMSDAKFQIVLPQPLATRYTLEFDLAVPAGALWISPLDDEHLQRLEFHNGARIGYHEDGRAYTGTEWVEAFRGKMYRARVMADGRYVKLYINDQRLANIPNGTAARGSKILFYVDGSQEQPAMFGAFRLAAGGKKLYDALAEKGRVVTQGIYFDTGSDRIRPESTPTLREIVAMLNEHADLRLLIEGHTDNVGNAESNQSLSEKRAAAVVRFITEQGIDAARLSSKGLGATKPAEPNDTPEGRQNNRRVELVKM; this is translated from the coding sequence ATGAAGCGGTTCTGCAAGGTCTTTTCCTTCATCATGTTGGCCGCGGCTGCGGTGTCGACTCCCGCCCCGGGGCAGAGCATCAAAGACCGGATCAAGCGCAAGGCCGAGGAATCGGTCGGGCGGAAGATCGACAAGGCCGTCGACTGCGCCATGGGCGACACCAAGTGCATCGAGAAGGCCAAGTCCGAGGGGAAGACGGTCAACGTCGTCCCGGCGAAGGACACGGTCCCCAAGAAGGCGGCCGAGGAGGCGAAGGGAACGCCTGGCGAGAAGGGGGCGACGGGCGCCGATGCGCTCAAGCCGGGTGAAGGGGCATGGGCCAACTTCGACTTCAAGCCGGGCGAACGTGTCCTCTACGCCGATGACTTCATGAAGGACGAAGTCGGCGACTTCCCGCGCTCGCTGGAGTTCGTCAGCGGTTCGATGGAGATCGTCGAATGGCAGGGGGCCCGCTATCTGCGGGCGATGAGCGACGCGAAGTTCCAGATCGTCTTGCCGCAGCCGCTCGCCACGCGCTACACGCTCGAATTCGACCTCGCCGTCCCCGCGGGCGCGCTCTGGATCTCGCCCCTGGACGACGAGCACCTGCAGCGTCTCGAGTTCCACAACGGCGCCCGCATCGGCTATCACGAGGATGGGCGCGCGTACACGGGGACCGAGTGGGTCGAGGCCTTCCGCGGCAAGATGTATCGCGCGCGCGTGATGGCCGATGGGCGCTACGTGAAGCTGTACATCAACGACCAGCGGCTGGCGAACATCCCCAACGGGACCGCCGCGCGCGGCAGCAAGATCCTGTTCTACGTCGATGGCAGCCAGGAGCAGCCGGCAATGTTCGGGGCCTTCCGGCTCGCCGCCGGTGGGAAGAAGCTGTACGACGCCCTGGCGGAAAAGGGGCGCGTGGTGACGCAGGGGATCTACTTCGATACGGGCTCCGATCGCATCCGCCCCGAATCGACCCCGACGCTGCGCGAGATCGTGGCGATGCTCAACGAACACGCCGATCTCCGGCTTCTGATCGAGGGGCACACCGACAACGTCGGGAATGCCGAGTCGAATCAATCCCTTTCGGAGAAGCGCGCGGCGGCGGTCGTACGGTTCATCACCGAGCAGGGGATCGACGCGGCGCGACTCTCGTCGAAGGGGCTCGGCGCCACCAAGCCGGCAGAGCCGAACGACACGCCCGAGGGGCGGCAGAACAATCGACGTGTCGAGTTGGTGAAGATGTAG